The sequence below is a genomic window from Mus musculus strain C57BL/6J chromosome 4, GRCm38.p6 C57BL/6J.
TGCGCCACGCCTGCACAGGAACTGCGCAGGTCCTCCGTGGACGGAGCTCACCCCGAGATGTAAATACAGTGAAGGCAGCTCTGCTGAGCTGTGTGGCGAACGATGACGGTGTTCCCACATGTTCAGAACAGATgcggctttttttttccccatgtatTTTCCATTTCCACTTGGATGAATCATGAATGCAGAGTTTGTGGGTCCAGAGGGCTGACTGTAAATTATGTATGCACGGTTCCATCCTACAGAAACAAGGCTGAGTACTTGCAACAGAGTCTTTGGTGCCCGCAACaatgtatttatttgattttccttccttttcctttatctgagataggatctctgtcttagggtttaccatgaccaaaaagcaagttgagaaggagagggcttatttggcttacaagtccagatcatagtccatcactggaggacgtcaggacaggaactcaagcagggctgggacctggatgcaggagctgatgtagaggctatggaggggtgctgcttgctggcttgctcaacctgctttcttatagaactcaggacaccagcccagggatggcctcgcccaccatgagctgggccctcccccattgatcactaattgataaaatgcctcacagctggatctcatggaggcatttcctcaactgaggctccctcctttctgatgactctagcttgtgccaagttgacgcaaaaccagccaggacaatcTCATATGTCCTAGGCTAGTTGTAAACTTGCTATGAAGCCTGAGCATGATTTTGAATGCCTGATTCCCTACTTCCATCTCCCAAGCACTGAAACTCCAGGTATGCACCCCCACTTAAGCCCCTATGCCAGCTTAACATGGCGTTCCAGTTTAATTTCTATTGCAATGATAAATACCTTGACGAAGAAGCTGGAGAGGTgattcagtggttagagcactttgttatgcttgcagaggaccagagttcgattcccagtgcccacaacCATCCAGAACTcctgttccagaggatccaacacactcttttggcctctgatacacagcatgcatgtggtgcacagatatacacgcaggcaaaacactcccaCACCAAAtactaaagtaaaataaacaaagacatacatacatcttgaccaaaaaacaacttgggggggggggagaggtttatttcagctcacagcttCAGATTACAGCCTCCCACAGTGAAGATGTCTCAGTGACAGGTGCCTGAAGTGGTTTGTCACATCcaaagtcaagagcagagagagaatgagttaaCGCTTGCCTGCTTGCTAGCTCGCTTGCTTGTGCTCAGCTGATTTCTCCACTCTCCAATAGGTCAGgaacccctgcctagggaatgaagCCGCCCACATTGGGGTGGTTTTCCCAATAAGAATCACCCAAAGTTATGCCCTCAGGTCAATCCAGGGCAGACAgtccctcactgagactcctcCAGGGGATTCTaggttgtgccaagttgacagtgCTGGCTGTCACatgcagtgctagggatcaaGTTCTGGCTTTTCTTTACATTTGACAAATGCTCTGTcatctgagccacatcccagcccttCTGCTTGTTTCTTTACAGAAATAGTTTGGCATCCCCTTGTGTCCGGAATACTGGCTCTCCAGGACTTATTTGTTAGTGTATGCTGGGGAAGGAACACAGCCCTTACCAGGCTGGGTGTACGCTCTGCCACTGAGTGCTGCCGCTAGTTTCTACAGTGGTGTTTCTCAGCCTCCTGATCCTGTAACACCCATCATGGGTGGCTCGTTCAAGCAGGTTACTTTCAGAGTTCCTGCTTCAGCTGGTTCAAGGTAGGGACTGAGATTTTAACTTCCTCACAAGTCCTCTGTGAAGGTGAGGCTGATGGGAGTCACATATGGGGAACCTGGCTCCGTGAACCTGGATCTTCAAAGCTGACTGACACCCCATCCTAGAAGGTCACAGCCCATTCTAAGACTGGGAAgtgaaaggaggagggggaagctgCCAGGTGCCACCTGGCATCCGTCCTGGGCAGACCATCCTTCTCCTGGTGTCTACTCCCCCCTGGTGGCCGTGAGACTAAAGCCGGCCCGGCCAGCCTTGAAGCCTATGGCTCTCTGCAGAAACATTTCCAGAGCCTGGAAGCAACCGGGCACGGTGGTgtgcacctataatctcagcagagACTCttgtaagtctgaggccagccttggatGTAGGGTGAGATACtgtctaagaaaacaaaaacaaaacaaaacaaaacaaaacaaaacaaaacaaaacaaaacccaaagcaatTAAAAGCACacgctgctcttgcaaaggacctaaattcaattcccagcacacaagttcatggctcacaactgtccaccAATCTGGGATCTGAGGGCCTTTTTCTAGACACATATGTATCcattctcacacacagacacacatgtagacattgttttaaaagtaaaataagtcttgggctggaaagatggctcaacagttaagagcactggttgatcttccagaggtcttggtttcagttcctagcatccatatggtggctcacaactactcaTGACTCCAGTTATCAGGGATCTGACAtcagtgggcaccaggcacacacatggcatacaaaagtacattcaggcaaaacatggatacatatgaaacaaaatagtctataaaaattatatatatatatgcacacacacacacacacacacacacacacacaccttagggctggagagttggctcagtagttACTGTCAATCTTCCTAatcctgtgaccctttaataaagtttctcatATAGTGATGACCCCCCCCatcaaaaaaaagttattttgttgctacttcataactgtttgCTACTATTACGAATCGGAATGTAAACaccgtgttttctgatggtcttaggtgacccctgtgaaagggtctttcaAGTCCCAaaaggggtcgcgacccacaaCTTGAGAACCTCTGGGTTAAGTGCTGGCATTGTTCCTGCAAGGGACCCcagctctgttcccagcacctacccgCATCAGGTGGCTCATAGGCATTTGAAGCTCCAGTCACTTTAGAACCGTaatcaggccacacctcctccccccaGCAGGAGCTGCTCCAGCCCTTCCCATTCCTCCCTTCTCTACCCCTCACTAGTTCCGGTCTGAGCTGGCTGACACAGGTACATGCCAGGTGCATATAAACGGTCAAGACCACAGGGTCTTGGCCGGTCAAAACCACAGGACAAGGAGCCCAGCCCAACCGTTACCTATTAAGCTCCTCCTGCTAGCTCCACCCACCAATCCTGTTTCCCAGGTGGGAGGGATTTAAGGTAATCTGGATTTTCATAGGGCTTCATCCCCAGCCCCGCCTGCTGATTGGCAGGCTCTTTTCTCAGCCGCTCCAtctctgtttcctctcttcttccttaggCTCTACAGCAATCGGATGTCCCTGGCCTCTCCAGATACCTCCAAGTATATGCACAGGCCTgcacttggacacacacacacacatacacacacacgtaattaaaaataaaagaaaactcatttttaaaaaaagccttgGAAGTCTCTGTCCCGTCAAGAAagattttatctgggaaatgagtTCAACAGAGGAATCAAGGATGTTGTTGCTACACTGTTTAAAAGGAGCTGAAGCGGACGCTAGAGGGCAGTCACTTGTTTGTAGTCACAGATGCTTGGAAGCACAGGCAGAATCTGAATTCATGTCTGTCTGACTCCAAAGCCAGCACATTTCCCTGCTCAACACAGCTCCTTGGAGTTGGTCCTGCCTGCCACAGGAACACACGGAATGACATGGCTCTGAGCCTTCTCTTTTTTAGCTGTGTGACACCAGGCAGGTTGCTTAGCTGATCTGTCTCATGGTTCCCATTCATGACAGGGCCATCCACTGTGAAGACCCCAGAGTGGTGCAGGGATCTGTCTGACTTTCCCAGCCTGACTCCAATGAACCTAGGAGcccagcctgtaatcccagctactggggaggctgaaacaggagaacTGCCTGGGtgacagagttcaaggccagcctgggttaactTAATAGGTCTAAAGGATGGCCAGATCATCATGGAGGGCTTCTAGGAGGAGGAGGCTCCAGAGTAGAAACGCTTTAGAGGGAAGATAAAAACTGGCTGCAAGATGCCCAGGCTCTCAGGCTGGGACTCTTTCCAGGAGACACCAGAGAGCTACTGAAGGGTTTTGTGACATTTGTTTTAGTGAATGAAAGAGCATGCACCAGGCTGGAAAGACTCTAAGAGGGGGCAAGCAAGGTGGGCGGTGGGGAGGGGATTTGTCTATATTGTGGGATCACAATGGCCCCACcatggggatggggaagggatcTCTCTATGTTGTAGGATCACAATGGCTCCACCATCAGGCCCATTTCCTTCCTTAAGCGTGAGGACTAAGGAGAGTGAAGACAGCAACACTCaggtgtgcggggggggggggggctgcctcCTACTGTGTGCTGGTCCAGAGAGAACCACAATGTCGCCTCCCATCCATCTCTCCCATCCATCTCTCCCATCCTTCTCTCCCATCCATCTCTCCCATCCATCTCTGGTTAACTAgagactcgtgtgtgtgtgtgtgtgtgtgtgtgtgtgtgtgtgtgtgtgtgtagccagagGACAACATTTGGTCTCATTTCTCAGGAACCTCCTTTGAGACAAGCTGAAACTAGAGCTTACCAATTTCCTAgattgactggccagtgagccccagacaTCCATCCCCCTGTTTCTGCTTTCCTAGGGCTGGGAATATGattgcacactgccatgctcagCATTTTTCTGTGGGTGCTAGGGGTTGAACttagatcctcatgcttgcaagctaagtactttactgactgagccatctccccagcctatgaacattcattcattcatttttttttttttgactaacaCCTCTCAGGCCTCCTATGAGCCAAGGGCTGGGACTCAGACTCAGATTAGACCACAGTCTTTTGGCCTTGAAGAGTTTATTGACCCATTCGTTCTGTAACATCTACAGGGCTCTGGTCTGGGTTTCAGGCAGTCAAGGGGGTGATGTCAGGGGTCCAGGGAGGATTgctggcagggaggcaggaagatggtgtTGGATAGGTGTAATTTGACCCCGTGATTACGCATCCATGTCAGGGAAAAGCAGAAAGCCAGTGAAGATGCTGTTGGCACCCTCAATGCCCAGGAGGGAGTTCTTGTCTGTGGCCTGCAGGTGAACAACCTCCTCTTGCTCTAGCTTCAAGACTACCCCACCTGTGGTCACCTGGAAGGTGTTCTGGGCATAGTCACAGAAGGTGACTACTTTCTGCATGCTGTCCCGATCGCGGCCACGAACGAGATTCACACACAGGTTGCCCCGGGAGCTGGCATGATAGGTGAAGTAGTAGAGGCCAGGCACCTTGCAGGTGAACTTGCCGTTGCGTGGCTCATAGTTCTCGTTCGCGTTGGTGATCACCTTTTCGAAGCGAATGACCTGGTTCGGTCGCAAGGGGCTGTTGATGGTCCTCAGGGCAGAGAAGGCGACTTTCTGTGTAGCCCCGTAGTCCCCAGAATCGCCTTTGGGACCGCGGGGTCCAGAGGGGCCTGGAGTACCCTTAGGGCCGACGGGACCCTTAGGGCCAACTTTGCCTGGAGTCCCAGGGATCCCTGGGTCCCCTTTCTCTCCAAACTCACCAAGGTCTCCAGCCAGTCCAGGGAGCCCTGGAGAAACAGAatcaagagaaaagaggagactAGAGGTCACAATGACAAAACAAAGAGAATGGGGTGGCACTTTGGATTGTTCCTTGTGCCTCTCTGGGTTCAGCTGTCCAACTATAAAATAATGGGCCTCCTAGAGCCTCCTAGTCTCCTTCCACTCTAGGGATTTAACTCTGTTGACAGTCATCAGGAACTGATACGCAGGGCTTCAGTGAGTGGCACCCCCATGGAGCCATGTGACCCCCTGAACTTGGTCAGCTCACACACCTTTGTCAAACTTAAGCCCAAAGCAAAAGGCAGTACATTCACAGCATGCATGctatcctttcccttccctcgCCCATGGCAGACATCCTTAATCGATCTCAGCACACTGCTGGCTACACCTAGTTGTGGATGGTAGAATTTCTCTCACATCATCCCTCTAAGCAGCCATGGTCCCATCACCATGAGACAGAAGGAATATTCTGGTAGGAAATCAGAGCACAGTGCCAAGAGTGTACACTCTaggacagtggctctcaactttcctgatgctgtgaccctttaatacagttcttcatgttgtggcgacccccaatcgtaaaattattttgttgctactttgtaacgtTATGTTTTCTACTtctatgaattgtaacataaacATCGGATATTTAGGATGTCTAATATGTGACTCCCaacagggtcatgacccacaggttgagaaacactgatctaaagacacaggcatgcatccCATGTAATGCCTGCCATTCTTAGTTGTGTCACTGAGACATAATGAGGCACTGACTCtgggcctcagcttcctcatctgtaaaacggGGATGATTGCATTTTGAGGATAGTAGGCTTCTGAGAGAAGAGGGGCTGCCACCAAGGGTGGCTTACAGTCCCTGGATTACAGAGGGAACTTCAAAGCGATGAGCCTCTCAAGCCTACACCTGCCTTTTCTCACAGATGAGGGTAGCTGCTTTCCCTGGAGGTCAGGGTGTGCTCAGGACTGAGGCTCTGCAGAGTGTTCTCCCTCCTTGCATGGAGGAAGACAGGACCCCTTGCTTTGTATGAGCCCCACTACTGACTGGGCTTCCTTCCCACACATTTCACCTGTCTGCAAAAGGGCAATTAGAAGCCCTTTCTGAAAAGGTATTGGAGTCTCGAATTCTCCTGCAATCTCTAAGGCAAGTGATTATGACTCGGGAGATAGCAGAGGGAGGTCATGGACAGCAACATTCTTGTTCCCAAAGTGTACAGTACCTTTCTCCCCCTTTATCCCTGGAgtgcctggttggccatcagagCCAGGAACCCCAGGGACCCCAGGGATGCCAGGGATGCCAGGGGGCCCGGTGCAGCTGCTTTGGGCCCAGGACACATGGAGAAAACCTAGAAGCAGCAGTAACAGGTGTGTCCAGACCTCACCCCACTGTGTCTTCATCAGCTCAGCCTCAGGGGCTTCCTGCGGGGTGAGAACACATGGAGGGTTACTGCCATGGTAGCTTCCATCTGTCATtaatccatccattcatttatccatctacccatccatctatctcccCATCTGTCCAAACATTCATCCATCACTGCAAAAAATCATCCATCCACTATCCATCCATctctttatccatccatccaattaCCCACCTTTCCATCCATctctttatccatccatccaattaCTCACCTTTCCATCcatctctctatccatccatccaattaCTCACCTACCCATTTTGCCAACCATTCGTCTAGTCTCTATCCACTCACCTGTTCATCCATCATCTAACTACTTCAATTGTCTATCTATTCACTATGGTACATAtctccattcatccattcacccattcatctgtttgtccatccatccacccaatcactcatccatccattcatctatctccTCATCCATTTATTTGTCATTGAGCCTACCCACttcttcatctatccatccatgcactcatgtatccatgtatgtaaGTATTCATACATGGATACATTTtgccatccatctgtctgtccatctatccatccgtccttccactcacccacccatctgtccgtccgtccacctgtccatccacccactcacccacccatccatctacctgtctatacatcatccatccatccatccacccatccacccatttgtccatccatccatccatccatctattcatccatccatccatccatccattcatccatccactcacccacccatctgtctgtccatccacctgtccatccatccattcatccatccctgcatccacctATGCAGCATCCATATAGATTGCCTTTCATAAACTAAACTCTGAGGATTCTATGGCAACAAGAAAGAGATGGTCTTGGCCCTCAAAGTCCTTAGTACTAAGAGGAAGCAGCCAAAAGTACACAGGGAAACTGAGATGGACAAGATGGATTGGTGCTCTGGTAGATGGGCAATGGTGCCccgagggaggagggctgggctgTGATAGGGAGAGACTGATTTCAAATGGACTGTCTTCTCTACAGGAGATAAGTAATGTTTTGGCTCAGATCTGAAGGCTCAGGAAGGACTGAGACAAGAATGTtccagaaaggagagaggagagcttggagagatgtctcagaggttatgAGTAgttttgatgctcttccagaggaactgagttcagttctcagcattcaTATGAGGCAATTCACAaatgtttgtaactccagctcttgaGGACCCAACATCCACGGGCTCcttacctgcactcacatgcacacattcacctGCAGGCACACACATCCCTATATGTAGttgaaactaataaaaatatggggccagagagatggctcaattggtaAGAACACACGTTCTTGAAGaagatccaggtttgattcccaacacccataagTCAGCTTATAagcatttgtaattccagttctgggcGATTAGATGCCCActcctgacctctgcaggcaccaggcatgcacatgcaaacatgtaggtgaaatatttacacacataaagtaaatcaATCTGATGTATTATTATagatgttgttgttgctgttggttttgagacagagtttctctatatagtcctggctgttcttgaacttacactgtgaccaggctggcctcaaactccgagatccacctacctctgcctcatgagacttgggactaaaggcatgcgcctgcCACCATGGCCACTACCACCCAGTGTAAatcaacattttttaaataaatgaaataagtttctttaaaaagaaaagaaatgaaaagaaatagaatGTTGCAGGAGGaaagatggtgtcttagtcagggtttctattcctgcacaaacatcatgaccaagaagcaagttggggaggaaagggtttattcggcttacacttccatactgctgttcatcaccaaagggagtcaggactggaactcaagcaggtcagaaagcaggagctgatgcagaagccatggagggatgttctttactggcttgcttgctctggcttgctcagcctgctctcttatagaacccaagactaccagcccagggatggtcccacccacaaggggcctttcccccttgatcactaattgagaaaatgccttacagttggatctcatggaggcatttcctcaactgatgctcattttctgtgataactccagctgtgtcaagttgacacaaaactagccagtacagatggtgTAGCCTGAGGATAGACCACCAAGGCTCAGCACAAAGGCTTCACCTGATCTGCATGCTGGATCTGTCTCAGGccttctctttcctcatttctcatGTCtgagccagggcatgtagcaatACGCCCATAGTGAGGATGGTTATTGCTGCAAAGAGAACACCGAGGCTCAGTGAGGCCACTTTCTCAGATCGCATGGGAAGAAATGATGTCAACGTCTTTGCCCGCATCCCAGGCCACCTTTGCTGGCAGAATATTCTTAGGTTCCCAGGGGGCTGTAGTTCAGCAATAGAACTGTGTGGCCCTCTTCTTATCCCAGGCAATTGAGAAGGCTTATGCTGTAGGCTGTTTTGAGCAGATCTATGTGGCCATCCTGCAAGCCTTTGGTCAAAGattttcctccagaagttctccCAGGCTACCCACGTAGCTATGGAAACCCCGGTGGGAACCAGAAACCCTGAGCTCTTGTCAAGATCTGTTACCCCTGCTGCTGGACCCCTACAGCATCTGAGATATGGGGTGTGATGGACTGCCCATCtcccagatgaggaaactgaggctcgaCAGTTTGAAAATATTTCCTAGTATCACCCAGCAAGCTGTTCAGGGGCAGGGCTAAGGCAGGACTTCTCTCTGGGCACAGTTTACTGTTCCACAAGATGGGGGCAATGCTGATCTCTAGTCTACATTGGGAGCCTCACATTTCAGGTTTGGGGAGTCCCTCCAATCCTCTTGGTTGGACTACCCACCTTTTATGCCAGTCCACCATTACAGCACCTCGCTCTCTAGCATGGAGCCAGACTACCTTAGCTTTGAACTCCTGTCTGCTGCTGCCTGGCTGTGTGACCTCAGACAGGAGTGTATCTGCCTCTCTGGTCTCTTGGACATGTTCATTTTTGGCTT
It includes:
- the C1qb gene encoding complement C1q subcomponent subunit B precursor; its protein translation is MKTQWGEVWTHLLLLLLGFLHVSWAQSSCTGPPGIPGIPGVPGVPGSDGQPGTPGIKGEKGLPGLAGDLGEFGEKGDPGIPGTPGKVGPKGPVGPKGTPGPSGPRGPKGDSGDYGATQKVAFSALRTINSPLRPNQVIRFEKVITNANENYEPRNGKFTCKVPGLYYFTYHASSRGNLCVNLVRGRDRDSMQKVVTFCDYAQNTFQVTTGGVVLKLEQEEVVHLQATDKNSLLGIEGANSIFTGFLLFPDMDA